DNA from Nitrospina gracilis Nb-211:
TGCGCGACAACCTGGCGCCGTTGTTTTCGGAAATCGACTCCGCCGTGGTGTCGGTTGCCGTCCTGCACGCCAACGTCGGCGGCAACAGCGATCATGCCAACTACGCGCCGTGCAAGGTTGAGGACCTGTGCGGCGTGGCGGTCGATTACTGGGCATTGGGCCACATTCACGCGCCGCAGGTTCTGCGCGACCGGCACCCGGCGGTGGTGTACAGCGGCAACCCGCAGGCGCGTTTTTTCCGCGAGGGCGGCGAGAAGGGGTGTTATCTCGTGACGCTGGAAAAGGACAGGGCGCCGGACATCGTGTTTCATGCGGTGGATGCGGTGCGTTACGTGCGCGAGGAAATCGATGTGACCGATTGCGACACATGGAACGCCGTGATCGCGGCGGTGCAGGAGGCCTGCCGAAACCGGTTGGCCGCGCTGGATGGACGCGACCTTGTGGTGGAATGGACACTCACCGGCCGCACGGCCATGCACCGGGAATTGCAGGAGGTGAAGAAACTGGCGGAACTGCGTGAACCCGTGTTGACGGAGTTTGAAGGCGGCACGCAGAAGGTGTGGATGGAGTTGGAGTCGCGAACCACCGGTTATTACGATCTCGATGCGCTGCGGCAGGGCAAGGATTTCATTGCCGATATTATTTCCCACTACGACAGCGCTCTGGATGGAGACGATCTCGACGCATGGCAACAGGTGTTGGAGCCGGTGTTCGGCGGCCACGGCGGCCGCCTGCCCGCGCCGGATGCCGGTATGCTTAAAGAGTGGATCGCACAGGCGCGCGATCTGACGCTCGATCACCTGGTGGTGGATGAAGATTGACGGAGACGTGGAATAAATCATGCAACTGCGCGCATTGCACATCAAACGATTCGGGGTCTTCAAAGACAAGTCCGTCGCCGGATTGCGTCCCGGTCTCAACCTGCTGTACGGAGAAAACGAAGCGGGCAAGACGACGCTCCTCCAGTTCGTGCGCTGGGTGCTGTTCGGCGAGGGCGCGATGTTCGCCGATCACTATGCGCCGGAGGATGGCGGCAAGCAGGAAGGATCGCTGGAGTGTGAATCGGCAGGCAACGAGATGGTGACGATTCAGCGCAGTGTCCAAAGCAAACAGAAAACGCAGGTCCGTGTTGCCACGCCGTTGCGCACGGTGGAGAACCAGCAGAGTCTCAACCCGTTTTTGGGATACATTCCTGCCGCGTTGTATAAAAACGTGTATGCCTTCACCATCGAGGAATTGCAGCAACTGGATTTCGTGAAGGACGATGAGGTGAAGCAACGCATCGTCGGTGCCGGGCTGGGGTTGGGCGCGGTGTCTTTGTCCGGGATCCGAAAGTCACTCAGTGACCGTCGTGAAGAATTGTTCAAGGTGCGCGGCAAAACGCAGACCCTCAACGCTCTCACCACAGAAATCAAAAACCGGGAAAAAGAAATCCAGGAAATGCAGAAGGACCTTGTGCAGTTCGACCGCCTGCACGAGGAGATCGAATCGCTCACCCAGCAACGCGCGGCGCTCAAGGCACCGCTTGCCGAGGCCAGCCACCGTGTGCAACGGCTGGCCGCTTTGGCGGAGGTGTATCCCCGCTTCGTGGATTGGGTGGACGCCGGGAACGCATTGGAGGCCCTGCACGGCGTGCCCGAGTTGAGTGAATCGGTGGTGGAGGAGTTTCACAACCTGAAACGGGAGTGGGCCGCCTTAAAGAAGCAATTTGACGACCGGCGTCAGGAAGTGGAGCGGTTGCAAAAAGTGCGTGACGGCATCGAGGTCAACACGGCTCTGTTGCAGTTGGAAGCGGAAGTGAAACAGATCAACCAGTCCCACCAGTCCGTGCGCGACATTATGAAGGACATCGACACCCTCCGCCGGCAACACGGGGAAAAGAGCGGGGTGATCCTGCAAAACCTGCAACGCATCGGCGAAGGGTGGGACGAATCGCGCTTGCGGGAATTCCAGAAGGTCGACGAATTGAAGGGCCGCGTGCGCAAACACCGCGCCGACCTGGAATCCGCCGCGGAGAACATTTCCAAAGCGCAGGCCCGGCTGGACTCGCACCGGGAATACCGCGCCCGCGAAGCGGTGCGGTCGGTATTGCCTCCGGGGGCGATGATGGTCCTGCTGTTGTTCGCGGGGCTGAGCGTGGCGGGCGGCGTGGCCGCGTGGATGGCGGGGTTTGCGGGGGGCATCGTGTTTGCCGTTTTGGGTGTGGTTCTGGCCGGGGCCGCCGCGTGGTGGGTTCGCACCCGATCGAGATCCGGCACTCAGGAGGACCCTTTGGAACAGCATTACCGCGAGGAGGCGCAACAGGCCAAAGCGGCGCGGAACCATCTTGTTGAAAGCTGGCAGAAATGGCTTGCGGAACGCGGCTTCCATTCCGGCCTCGACGTGGATGAGTTCGACGAGGTGATGAGGCGCATGGAGCGCACCCGGGATTTATTGCGCGAGCGGGACGATCTGTCTGGCCGTATCGAAAAAATGGAAGCCGATTTGCGGGCGGCGCGGTCGCGGGTGGAGCGTGTGGCGTCGGCGGCGCCCGGGTTGGAATTGAACAACGACCTGCTGGTGAATATGGAACGTGTGGCGGAACGCTATGAAGACCAGCGCCAAAAGCAGGAGGAACGCCGGAATCTGGAGAAGGCGCTGTCCGAGCAGGCACAGGGGCTGGAACAGTTGAAACCGGCGGTGGAGGCCCAGCGCCAGAAGCTGGACCGGATCATCCTGGAAGCGGGGACGAAGGATGAAGAGGGATTCCAGGACCAGGTGACGTCGTGGAAGCGGGCCTGCGATCTGAAGCAACAGTCCGAACGCGCCCGCCGCGACATCCAGTCGCGCATGGGGGTGGGCGAAGCGTTCGATGCGGTCGTAGAGGAATTGCGGAGCACCGAGCCGACGCGGCTGGATACCGAATGCGCCACCGCGCGGGAGCGGGTGGAAACACTGCAAAAACAGATGCAGGAGATCGATCAAAAGCTCGGCCGCTGTCAACAGGAGCAGGAGCGGCTGGCGAACAGCGATGTGCTGTTCGACGCGCAGTCGCAGGTGGAGATGTTGAAGCAGAGGCTGGAGCGCGCCGGGCGCGACTGGGCGGTGGCGACGCTCGCCCTTTCCATGTTGGACCGATCCCTTAAAACATATCAGGAAACACACCAGCCCGCCGTCTATCGCGCCGCATCCGACTGGTTCCGGCGCATCACCGGCGGCGTGTACGAGGCGGTACGCTACCAGATGGAAGCGGACGTGGTGGACGTGCAGACCGCGTCCGGAGATTTCAAACCCGTGGCGCACTTGAGTCGCGGCACGCGCGAGCAGTTGTACCTGGCGCTCCGCCTCGCGCTCATCCAGGAATATGAAAAGGAGTCGGAACCCCTGCCGGTGCTGATGGACGACGTGTGGGTGAACTTCGACGACGCGCGTCGCGACCGCTTCGTGGAGGTGCTGGCCCAGTTCGCGCAGGACCGGCAGGTGGTCGTGTTGTCCTGCCACAACGCCTCGCGGGAATTGTGCCGCCGCCATGGCGCGCATGAGGTGGTCTTGTCCACTCCTTGAATGGGGCCCGTTGCCTGGCGCTCCTGAATGCTTCCCGTTGTGGTTTTGCCGTGAACAAGGGTGGTACAATCGGGGAGTATCTTCCCCTTTTCCTTTTTCGGAGGCATCCGCATGAAGCCAGTTCGACATTCCCGCACAATGCGCAAAAGAACCTGCATGACGGCGATGGCTTTGCTGGGCCTTCTGTTTTTCGTTGCGACACCAGCGGTGCAAGCGGAGGAAAATGATTTCAACCAGCTTGTTCTGCAAAAGCGGTTT
Protein-coding regions in this window:
- a CDS encoding ATP-binding protein yields the protein MQLRALHIKRFGVFKDKSVAGLRPGLNLLYGENEAGKTTLLQFVRWVLFGEGAMFADHYAPEDGGKQEGSLECESAGNEMVTIQRSVQSKQKTQVRVATPLRTVENQQSLNPFLGYIPAALYKNVYAFTIEELQQLDFVKDDEVKQRIVGAGLGLGAVSLSGIRKSLSDRREELFKVRGKTQTLNALTTEIKNREKEIQEMQKDLVQFDRLHEEIESLTQQRAALKAPLAEASHRVQRLAALAEVYPRFVDWVDAGNALEALHGVPELSESVVEEFHNLKREWAALKKQFDDRRQEVERLQKVRDGIEVNTALLQLEAEVKQINQSHQSVRDIMKDIDTLRRQHGEKSGVILQNLQRIGEGWDESRLREFQKVDELKGRVRKHRADLESAAENISKAQARLDSHREYRAREAVRSVLPPGAMMVLLLFAGLSVAGGVAAWMAGFAGGIVFAVLGVVLAGAAAWWVRTRSRSGTQEDPLEQHYREEAQQAKAARNHLVESWQKWLAERGFHSGLDVDEFDEVMRRMERTRDLLRERDDLSGRIEKMEADLRAARSRVERVASAAPGLELNNDLLVNMERVAERYEDQRQKQEERRNLEKALSEQAQGLEQLKPAVEAQRQKLDRIILEAGTKDEEGFQDQVTSWKRACDLKQQSERARRDIQSRMGVGEAFDAVVEELRSTEPTRLDTECATARERVETLQKQMQEIDQKLGRCQQEQERLANSDVLFDAQSQVEMLKQRLERAGRDWAVATLALSMLDRSLKTYQETHQPAVYRAASDWFRRITGGVYEAVRYQMEADVVDVQTASGDFKPVAHLSRGTREQLYLALRLALIQEYEKESEPLPVLMDDVWVNFDDARRDRFVEVLAQFAQDRQVVVLSCHNASRELCRRHGAHEVVLSTP
- a CDS encoding metallophosphoesterase family protein; its protein translation is MSAFRFIHCSDLHIDSPFKKLDGVDDAMRACLRNATSEAFANIVTLALNEKVDAVVIAGDVFDGEDKSLQAQFRFCDQLKRLSAAGIPAFIAHGNHDPLNSWSHTLEWPQGVHVFSGARVDAVPVEKNGHTLAKIYGISYPKKEVRDNLAPLFSEIDSAVVSVAVLHANVGGNSDHANYAPCKVEDLCGVAVDYWALGHIHAPQVLRDRHPAVVYSGNPQARFFREGGEKGCYLVTLEKDRAPDIVFHAVDAVRYVREEIDVTDCDTWNAVIAAVQEACRNRLAALDGRDLVVEWTLTGRTAMHRELQEVKKLAELREPVLTEFEGGTQKVWMELESRTTGYYDLDALRQGKDFIADIISHYDSALDGDDLDAWQQVLEPVFGGHGGRLPAPDAGMLKEWIAQARDLTLDHLVVDED